From the Kribbella sp. CA-293567 genome, the window GAGCTGTTCGACGTACTGCGAGAGCACCAGCACCGGCAGCCCGGGCACCTTCCGGCGCGCCTCGATCGCGGCCTTCAGCCCCTCGTCGGTGAAGGTCGGGGGCAGCCGGACGTCGACAACGGCCACGTCCGGCCGGTGCTCGACGAGCGCCGGGACCAGCCGGGGGCCGTTGTCGACGGCTTCCAGGACTTCGAAGTCGTGGGCTTCCAGCAGCCGGATCAGGCCGTCCCGGAGGAGGGCGTGATCTTCAGCGATGACGACTCGCAAGGCAACTCCATGATCACGGTGGTCGGCCCGCCGGTCGGGCTGGCCACGGTCAACGTACCGTCGAAGGCGGCCAACCGCCGTTCGATCCCGTACAAACCGCCACCGGGTCGTACCGTCGCCCCGCCGACGCCGTCGTCGCCGACCAGCAGATGGAGCCGCTCCTGCTCGTGGCTGATCTGAACCCACGCGGTGGTCGCCGCCGCGTGCTTGAGCGCGTTGGCCAGCGCCTCGGCGATCGCGAAGTACGCCGCGGACTCCACCGGCGCCGGCGGCCGGCCGGGCAGGTCGATGGTCACGTCCACCTTGAACGGCAGGCTCAGCGCGAGCGCCCTGACCGCTCCGTCCAGCCCGCGGTCGGCCAGCACCGGCGGGTGGATCCCGCGGACCAGGTCGCGCAGCTCAGACAACGCCGTACCGGCGGACTCGCGCGCCTCGGTCAGCAGCGCGGCAGCCTTGGCGGGGTCACGGGCGACCATCTCCTCGGCCATCCCGAGGCTCATGCTCAGCGCCGCGAGCCGGGCCTGGGCGCCGTCGTGCAGGTCCCGCTCGATCCGGCGCAGCTCGGCCGCCTGGGTGTCGACGGTCTCCGCGCGGGAGTCGGACAGTTCCCGGACCCGGATCGCCAGCTGCGCGTTCTCGGTCGGGCCGAGCAGCGACTTCCCGACGTACGCCGCCGCCTTCAGCAGCCGCTCACCCGAGCCGAGCCAGATCAGGAACACGAGCAGACCGACCGGGATCATCACGAAGCTGGTCGCCACGTTGACGGTGAACAGCCCACCCAGCGGCTGGGTGAAGACCCCGTCGGGGGTGACCCAGACGAGGAAGGGATAGATCAGGTAGAAGACCGAGCCGAGGAACAGCACAGCGGACAGCAGGTTGAGGACGAAGCCGACCACCGCGTTGACCAGCAGCCAGGCGATGTCACGCCAGGTGGCCGGGTCGGTGAGCGTGGTGCGCAGCCACATCAGCAGACCCGGCATCGGAGGCTTCTTGTACGGGCGGGGGATCACGGTGCCGGTGATGCCGGCGTACAGGGTGCGGTGGCAGTTGGCGAACCAGCGGGTGCACGGGACGAAGACCAGCAGCAGCGGGATGCCGACCCAGACCGCGATCAGCGGGACCGCTACGACGTTCAGGACGAAGAACGCGATCCCGACCTCGGCGAGGACCGCCAGGCCGAGCGCGATGAAGGGCTGCGCCGCCCGGGGGAACGCCATCGGCTCCCTCGGGGCCTGCTGTGTGATCGTCATGCCAACCATCATGACGGAGAGTCAGACCGGTCTCAGGGGTGCTAGGCCCACTGTCGGGTGGGTGCCTGTGCCCCGCCTGAAAGAGGTAGTAACACTCATGCTTTCGAGGGGTCCGGAGACGAGACTCGATGCACTACGCTGGCCCGCGGCTCAACGCCAAGGCCTCCCCACCGCTCTGAGATGAGGACTCAATGGCTCAGCCCATTGCCCTTCCCCGTACCCGCGAACGATCGGCCACGAAGGGCAGCGATTTCGCCCCGCTGCTTCGCGAGGTGAAGGAAGCAGGGCTGCTCGAACGCCGGACCGCCTCCTACGTGATCGCGATCACCTTGAACGTGGCACTGCTGGCGGCGACCTGGACCGGCATCGCGCTGCTCGGCAACTCCTGGCTGCAGCTGCTGCTGACGATCCCGCTGGCGATCTTCACCACCCGGGCCGCGTTCTTCGGCCACGACGCCGGCCATCAGCAGGTCGGCAGCTCGCGCCGGCTGCACGACGTGCTGGGCATGCTGCACGGCAACTTCGTCTGCGGGATGAGCTACGGCTGGTGGAACGACAAGCACAACCGGCACCACGCGAACCCCAACCACACCGACAAGGACCCCGACGTCGGTGAGGGCATCCTGGTCTGGACGCTGGAGCAGGCCGAGGGCCGCACCGGCCTGTACGGCTGGCTGACCCGGCACCAGGCGAAGATCTTCTTCCCGCTGCTCACCCTCGAGGGCCTGAACCTCAAGGTGTCGAGCGTGCTGTTCCTGCTCGGCCGCCGCGGCAAGCGCGACGCCCAGATCGAGCTCGGCCTGATGGCCGCTCACCTGGTGCTGTACTTCGGCGCGCTGTTCCTGGTGATGTCACCCGGTAAGGCGATCGCCTTCGCCGCGCTGCACCACGCGCTGTTCGGTCTGCACCTCGGCAGCGTCTTCGCCCCGAACCACAAGGGCATGGAGGTGCCGGATGCCGACACGACCTGGGGCCACCTGGAGAAGCAGGTGCTGACGTCACGCAACGTGAAGGGCGGCCTGGTCACCGACTGGCTGATGGGCGGCCTGAACTACCAGATCGAGCACCACCTGTTCCCGAGCATGCCGCGGGCCAACCTGCGGTTCGCGCAGCCGATCGTCGAGCGGTACTGCGCGAAGATCGGGATGCCCTACCTGAACACCGGCGTGGTCGAGTCGTACCGGATGGGCCTCGGCCACATGCACGAGGTCGGCAGCGAGCTGCGCGACCTGGGCAAGGAGCCGAGCAGAACAGCCTGAGGCGCCCCGCGTAGGCGAGCGGCCCCGGGAGGTATCGGCTACGGTCGATCCTCTCGGGGCCGATCTCGTGAGGAGACCCTGCATGAACGCATCTTCCGGTATGAGTCGCCGCGGCCTGCTGGGAGCCGTCGCCGGCGTCACCGCGGCCACGGCCCTGCCCGCCGCCCCGGCCTGGGGCGTCGACGACCAGCGGCCCGGCGCGGTACGCACCCCCACCCTGGACCGCGACGACCGGCACATCGTGGGCCGGATCGACTCGGAACGCGCCCTGCGGCACCTGCAGGTGCTGTCCGAGGACATCGGCCCGCGGATCGGCGGTACGCCGAGCGAGAAGCGCGCCGCCGACTACCTGGCCGGCCAGCTCAGGAGCTTCGGCTACGACACCCGGTACGAGCCGTTCCCGGTGGCCGACAAGTTCCTGGCCCAGATCGGTGACCCGCGCAAGCTGCTGCCCGACGACATCTGCTGGCAGGCCGGTGCCGCGCCGGGCGGCAAGCTCGACGTCACGGTGACCGGTCGGGCTCGCGATGTCGGTCTGGCGACGGCGCCTGTCTGGCCGGCTGACGTTGCCGGTGCTGTGGTGCTGGCCGACGACACGGCTGCCGCGCGACCTGGGTTTGTGGCCGAGGCGGCTTCCCGGGGTGCGGTGGCGGTTGTCTTGCTGCCTGCCGATCAGGTGTTCCCGCGCCGTACTTCGGCGTACTCGCCGGCCGGGCTGACGAACGCACCGATTCCGGTGATCGGCGTGGCCCAGGTGCAGAAGCGGTTGCTGCGCGAGGCGCTGGCCGTGGTCACCTCGTTGCCGCTGACGATCAGTACGGTGGCGCACCGCGGGCTGATCTCGAACAACGTGATCGGCGAGCGGCCCGGCAAGTCCGCGAACGCGCCGATCGTGATGGTGAGCGGTCACTACGACACGGTGATCGGTGCTCCGGGTGCCAATGACGACGGGTCGGGGACGGTGCTGACGCTGGAGTTGGCGCGGGTGATCAGCAAGTACCCGACCGAGGCGACGGTGCGGTTCGCCTTCTGGGGCTCGGAGGAGCAGGGGCTGATCGGTTCGCGCTACCACGTGAAGC encodes:
- a CDS encoding sensor histidine kinase, with protein sequence MTITQQAPREPMAFPRAAQPFIALGLAVLAEVGIAFFVLNVVAVPLIAVWVGIPLLLVFVPCTRWFANCHRTLYAGITGTVIPRPYKKPPMPGLLMWLRTTLTDPATWRDIAWLLVNAVVGFVLNLLSAVLFLGSVFYLIYPFLVWVTPDGVFTQPLGGLFTVNVATSFVMIPVGLLVFLIWLGSGERLLKAAAYVGKSLLGPTENAQLAIRVRELSDSRAETVDTQAAELRRIERDLHDGAQARLAALSMSLGMAEEMVARDPAKAAALLTEARESAGTALSELRDLVRGIHPPVLADRGLDGAVRALALSLPFKVDVTIDLPGRPPAPVESAAYFAIAEALANALKHAAATTAWVQISHEQERLHLLVGDDGVGGATVRPGGGLYGIERRLAAFDGTLTVASPTGGPTTVIMELPCESSSLKITPSSGTA
- a CDS encoding fatty acid desaturase family protein, whose protein sequence is MAQPIALPRTRERSATKGSDFAPLLREVKEAGLLERRTASYVIAITLNVALLAATWTGIALLGNSWLQLLLTIPLAIFTTRAAFFGHDAGHQQVGSSRRLHDVLGMLHGNFVCGMSYGWWNDKHNRHHANPNHTDKDPDVGEGILVWTLEQAEGRTGLYGWLTRHQAKIFFPLLTLEGLNLKVSSVLFLLGRRGKRDAQIELGLMAAHLVLYFGALFLVMSPGKAIAFAALHHALFGLHLGSVFAPNHKGMEVPDADTTWGHLEKQVLTSRNVKGGLVTDWLMGGLNYQIEHHLFPSMPRANLRFAQPIVERYCAKIGMPYLNTGVVESYRMGLGHMHEVGSELRDLGKEPSRTA
- a CDS encoding M20/M25/M40 family metallo-hydrolase, which gives rise to MNASSGMSRRGLLGAVAGVTAATALPAAPAWGVDDQRPGAVRTPTLDRDDRHIVGRIDSERALRHLQVLSEDIGPRIGGTPSEKRAADYLAGQLRSFGYDTRYEPFPVADKFLAQIGDPRKLLPDDICWQAGAAPGGKLDVTVTGRARDVGLATAPVWPADVAGAVVLADDTAAARPGFVAEAASRGAVAVVLLPADQVFPRRTSAYSPAGLTNAPIPVIGVAQVQKRLLREALAVVTSLPLTISTVAHRGLISNNVIGERPGKSANAPIVMVSGHYDTVIGAPGANDDGSGTVLTLELARVISKYPTEATVRFAFWGSEEQGLIGSRYHVKQLAQDQRDRYRAVFQNDMVATSWDPAIVYWILSFDGLANAATTAVRASGQRLGYDPQIVGPVLRGSSDHQSFQEVGIASANFSWRGESSPALLEPPYHSPEDTIAKNVSLERLQVSMELIGTAAYKLAKTI